In Pseudomonas coleopterorum, the genomic window CGTGTTCGAGTCAATGACCACGCAGTGGCGCAGCGGGCCGGGCGGCGCGACGGGGCTGGACTACGTGTCCATACCGGTTGTGATGCGCCTGGTGGGGGTCGAGAAGAAGCGCCGGCCCATGGTGTTCGAGGATGTGCGCGTCATGGAGGCTGCTGCGTTGGGTGTGATGGCTGATGAGCGGGACCGGTCGGCATAGTTGGCTATCCGTACAGATGCTAGAATCATCGCATCATGAACGGAGGTATCAACGTGACGGAACCGTCGAGCCCATTGCTTTCCATTGGATTGCTGCTGTTGGCGTTCTTCGCCTATTTTCTGCCTGCAATGATTGCCTCCAAGCGCAATCATCCTAATGCGCCGGGCATATTCCTTCTGGACCTGTTCTTGGGCTGGACATTCATCGGTTGGCTCGCAGCGCTGATCTGGTCGGTGTCCGCTATCCGTGAGAAGGATTCGGTACCCTCGACCGTGGCTGGTGAGGACAAGTACCAGACACTGGAGCGGCTGGCCGCCCTGAAAGAAAAGGGCGCGCTAACTGAGCAGGAGTACCAGCTGGAGAAATCCAAGCTGCTGAGCTGAAACGAATACCCAACTGAACCCGCTCCGGCGGGTTTTTTTATGCCCGGAGAAAACATGAACATCGCTGAACTTGGCATCAGAATCGACACGACTGGTGCCGACAAGGCGACCGCTGACCTCGACAAGTTGACAGCTGCGGGTGACCGTGCAGAGCAGTCCACGACTGGGCTGATGGGCGAGATCAATGCGCTGGAGAAGTCCCTTTCGCAAGGGGCGAAGTCTACGCAGGAGCTGGCCAAGCAGCGCGATAGCCTGGCGCGCCTCACCAAGGCTGGCGCCTACAATGAATCCGAGTTCGCAAGGATCACCAAAGACCTGGACAAGCAGCAGGTCGCCCTGGTCAAGTCGACGCTGGACGAGCAAAAAGCCCTAAACAGCCTCCTCGCAGCGATTGATCCGGCTCAAGCGAAGCTGTCAAAGCTCGACAGTCAAGTGCAAAGCCTGGGCAAGGCATTCGACCAGGGTAAATTGACACAGCAGCAGTACAATGCGGCGTTGTCGAAGATCGACTCCCAGCACTCCGAACTCGACAAGGGCGCATCAGCCATGTCGCGCCTGGGGCTCAATACTAGGCAGGCGCAAGAGAACGTCGTTCAGCTCGGCAATGCCCTCTCGACTGGCGATGTGGGTAGCGGTCTGCGCGCCATTACCCAACTCGGCGCTGAGGCGAAGGTTTCGGCGGCAAGCATTGCTTCAATCGCTGTACCTGCTGGT contains:
- a CDS encoding DUF1799 domain-containing protein, producing MLYEAGPSAAEVGAFGLTLDQIPQEECYVWPENWPSFCVFESMTTQWRSGPGGATGLDYVSIPVVMRLVGVEKKRRPMVFEDVRVMEAAALGVMADERDRSA
- a CDS encoding superinfection immunity protein; translation: MNGGINVTEPSSPLLSIGLLLLAFFAYFLPAMIASKRNHPNAPGIFLLDLFLGWTFIGWLAALIWSVSAIREKDSVPSTVAGEDKYQTLERLAALKEKGALTEQEYQLEKSKLLS